The Linepithema humile isolate Giens D197 chromosome 2, Lhum_UNIL_v1.0, whole genome shotgun sequence genome has a segment encoding these proteins:
- the LOC105678853 gene encoding uncharacterized protein, producing MYLCDLIFSALIISIVRFSMSIDIQSEKRTLIMQLSPKPLTDLEDIPDRWKIVQSEFRVPQIEIYLMKDLLKDYVSPNEDSTFSKEYKYSNKDYNAAEKVTSTTDEKKVPQIGNAKENKKENSDAQDNIVMPDRIIPQIGSRNIIVVPEYCPKGQRKDSKGRCRVVITK from the exons ATGTATCTTTGCGATTTAATCTTTAGCGCTTTAATAATTTCGATCGTTCGTTTCTCAATGTCAATAGACATTCAGTCGGAGAAAAGAACATTAATTATGCAACTCTCGCCGAAACCATTGACAGACCTAGAAGATATTCCGGATAGGTGGAAAATAGTACAGTCGGAATTTAGAGTGCCGCAAATAGAGATCTATTTgatgaaagatttattaaaagactATGTCTCGCCGAACGAAGACTCCACGTTCAGCAAGGAGTACAAATACTCGAATAAAGATTACaa CGCCGCAGAAAAGGTGACATCGACGACAGACGAAAAGAAAGTTCCACAAATCGGGaatgcaaaagaaaataagaaagaaaacagTGATGCTCAGGATAATATCGTGATGCCTGATAGGATCATCCCACAGATTGGATCCAGGAATATTATCGTAGTACCCGAATACTGTCCGAAAGGACAAAGAAAGGATAGCAAAGGACGCTGTAGAGTTGTCAt